One part of the Clarias gariepinus isolate MV-2021 ecotype Netherlands chromosome 24, CGAR_prim_01v2, whole genome shotgun sequence genome encodes these proteins:
- the LOC128511800 gene encoding lipocalin-like isoform X2: MAIWMLGLLGVLLFTLGTNATPNLPDFNVNKLAGKWYMSGTVSGAGWIEDPTWMKWSSVLIVTPIANAEMQMKSSVKFPLSSSKFGCLIVIHTLKKTKTPETFLLNGLYYNPSTDVTFLDVKYDEYVIIQNKRTTKENVTYNLVLYTRTPVVSKDVNKKFTQVVRKEKFDPDKTVFLPYQGECN, translated from the exons ATGGCAATCTGGATGCTTGGACTTCTAGGAGTTCTTCTCTTCACTTTGGGAACAAATGCAACTCCCAATCTGCCTGACTTCAATGTGAACAAG CTGGCAGGAAAGTGGTACATGTCAGGTACAGTCTCTGGTGCAGGGTGGATAGAAGATCCCACATGGATGAAGTGGAGCTCTGTGCTCATTGTGACGCCTATCGCCAATGCAGAAATGCAAATGAAAAGCTCAGTGAAGTt tcctCTCAGCAGTTCAAAATTTGGCTGTCTCATCGTAATACATACTCTGAAAAAAACCAAAACCCCAGAAACATTTCTTCTCAACGGCTTGT acTACAATCCTTCGACTGATGTCACTTTTTTGGATGTGAAGTACGATGAGTATGTTATCATTCAGAACAAAAGGACTACGAAGGAAAATGTCACCTACAACCTTGTGCTCTACA ccCGTACTCCTGTGGTCAGTAAGGATGTTAACAAGAAGTTCACTCAGGTTGTTCGCAAGGAGAAGTTTGACCCTGACAAAACCGTCTTTCTCCCTTACCAGG GTGAATGCAACTGA
- the LOC128511800 gene encoding lipocalin-like isoform X1: MAIWMLGLLGVLLFTLGTNATPNLPDFNVNKLAGKWYMSGTVSGAGWIEDPTWMKWSSVLIVTPIANAEMQMKSSVKFPLSSSKFGCLIVIHTLKKTKTPETFLLNGLYYNPSTDVTFLDVKYDEYVIIQNKRTTKENVTYNLVLYTRTPVVSKDVNKKFTQVVRKEKFDPDKTVFLPYQGTTQGECN; this comes from the exons ATGGCAATCTGGATGCTTGGACTTCTAGGAGTTCTTCTCTTCACTTTGGGAACAAATGCAACTCCCAATCTGCCTGACTTCAATGTGAACAAG CTGGCAGGAAAGTGGTACATGTCAGGTACAGTCTCTGGTGCAGGGTGGATAGAAGATCCCACATGGATGAAGTGGAGCTCTGTGCTCATTGTGACGCCTATCGCCAATGCAGAAATGCAAATGAAAAGCTCAGTGAAGTt tcctCTCAGCAGTTCAAAATTTGGCTGTCTCATCGTAATACATACTCTGAAAAAAACCAAAACCCCAGAAACATTTCTTCTCAACGGCTTGT acTACAATCCTTCGACTGATGTCACTTTTTTGGATGTGAAGTACGATGAGTATGTTATCATTCAGAACAAAAGGACTACGAAGGAAAATGTCACCTACAACCTTGTGCTCTACA ccCGTACTCCTGTGGTCAGTAAGGATGTTAACAAGAAGTTCACTCAGGTTGTTCGCAAGGAGAAGTTTGACCCTGACAAAACCGTCTTTCTCCCTTACCAGGGTACAACACAGG GTGAATGCAACTGA
- the LOC128512415 gene encoding mannose-P-dolichol utilization defect 1 protein-like, with translation MAEEQISPLKDFLTTYIMPEKCYEHLILRLNLTHGPCVKVVLSKILSVWMLGELIAPVLQVRVVVQGGSAEGLNLVSVVLQLFAVSTHTAACILHKFPIGAYGESVFVLLQLLLLVFLIQYYKRNIISGLVLLGVYCGVMYLLTSALISEAVVMAMQEWSVLMVLTSRLIQAGCNLHTRSTGQLSGASVFLVFLASLGRAFRSTQESHSLHSLACVLSSCCSLLLLIQIQIYQKSTSRETTKRKKEE, from the exons ATGGCAGAAGAGCAGATTTCTCCTCTGAAGGATTTTCTAACTACTTACATCATGCCGGAAAAGTGTTATGAGCATCTGATCCTCAGACTGAACCTGACACACG gTCCGTGTGTGAAGGTTGTGCTGAGTAAGATCTTGAGCGTGTGGATGCTGGGAGAACTCATAG CGCCGGTGCTGCAGGTCCGAGTGGTGGTGCAGGGGGGCAGTGCTGAGGGTCTCAATTTGGTGTCTGTGGTCCTGCAGCTGTTCGCAGTCTCGACTCACACAGCGGCCTGTATCCTGCACAAATTCCCCATcgg GGCTTATggtgagagtgtgtttgtgttgcttcAGTTGTTGCTGCTGGTTTTCCTTATCCAGTATTACAAACGGAACATCATCTCag gtttggTTCTCCTTGGTGTGTATTGTGGTGTGATGTACTTGTTGACCTCAGCCCTTATCTCGGAGGCTGTTGTCATGGCGATGCAGGAGTGGAGTGTACTGATGGTCCTCACCAGCCGG ttgatCCAGGCAGGCTGTAATCTCCACACTCGGTCCACCGGGCAGCTCTCTGGTGCAAGTGTGTTTTTGGTGTTTCTGGCTTCTTTGGGACGTGCCTTTCGATCCAcgcag gagTCTCACTCGCTCCACTCTCTGGCCTGTGTCCTGTCCTCCTGCTGCTCTCTGCTGCTCCTCATCCAAATACAGATTTACCAAAAATCAACAAGCAGAGAGACaacaaaaaggaagaaagaggaatag